Part of the Natronobacterium gregoryi SP2 genome, CGCCACGGGCAGTCCCTGGAGCACGACCACGCCCCTCGATCACGTGGTCACCCTCCAGCGCGACGTATGCTGTCGTCATTACGAACTACGTATTTATTCTACGAGTATAAGCGTTGTCTTCGAAGCTAAGTTGCGAATTTCGCAATTGGTAAGTGGTCGTACAACGTATCTTCACCCCTCCATGGACGAACTCGATCGACAGATACTCGATATTCTCCGGCGAGACGCCCGGACGCCCTACACGGAGATCGCCGACGAGATCGGTACAAGCGAGGGAACCGTTCGTAATCGTGTCGAACGAATGATGGACGACGAGATCATCGAACGGTTCACGATCTCGACCCGGACCGGCAACGTCAAAGCAATGCTCGAGATCAGCGTCGCGGTCGACGTCGACACGAAAAACGTCACCGAGCGAATGGCCGACTGGGAGGAGGTCGACCTCGTCTGGACGGTCTCGGGCGAACAGGACATCGTTCTCATCGTCGACGCCGCCGACACGCGCGGGGTCAACGACCTCATCACGAAAGCTCGCGACCAAGACGAGGTCGTGAACACGAAGACGCGGCTCATACTCGACGAACAACTCGGCTAGTAGCGTCCCAAGTCTACTCTGACTAGTGCACTCTACTCCTGATCGAGAATCGTGATCGGTTTGGGCCAACTCTCAACTAGTCGGTCCACACTTGGGACAGTACTAGTACCGTCCCAACCGTCGACTGACGGGTCGAATCGAGCCACACCGCCAGATTCGACCCATCAGTTCAGGCTTGGCCCGCCACTAGTGTCGACGGCACGAAGCGTCACTTGCCGTATCGACCGTACAGCGACCGGCCGATGTCGATCAGCCGCCAGGCTGGACTGGTTGGTCGCTCCCAGTAGACGTTCGGAACCAAGTCGCCGCCGAACTCCTCTTTGAACCGAAAGGCACCGTCCTCGAAGTTCGCTCCAGCACCGCCGAAGTCGTAAGTCTCGTAGCCGTTCTCGATGGCCCACTGGAACAGGTAGTCGTAGAGCAGTTCGGAGGCGTGATACTCGAAGTATTCGGCGGGCAATCCGGAGAAAAAGCCGTGAACGGACGACTGTTCGTCGTCGAGCAGTTCGAGAAAGCCGCCGGCGTACTCCCCCTCGAGACGAAGCGTCAGGAGTAGGACCCGGTCGTCCATCGCCGTCAGTTGCTCGAAGAAGTCGAACGGGTAGATCGTCCCGTCGACATCTTCCATGTGCTGGCAGTACTTCTCGTAGAACCGCCGCATATTCGATCGCGTCAGTTCCTCCTCGACGATCTCGTGGTCGGTCTCGCGCCCGCGCCGGATCGCCCGGCGCTTCGAACTGTCCATCTCCGCAAAAAGTGCGTCGTATCCTTTCTCCAGGTTCAGGAGGAATCGCCCCTCGACCCGATCGGAGTCGTAGCCGCTCGAGGACAGGTACTCGTCGTACCGGAGGAAGTTCGTGTTACAGGCCCTGATCTCGTGGACGACGGTCCGCCCCGAACAGAGGTCGGGAACGAGGTCGAGTACGCGCGAAAGCGACTCGGAGACATCTGTCGTCAACAGTGGACCGCCGAATCCCGGATAGACCGATGTCATGCGGTTGAACGGCGTCTTCGGCACCTCGACGACGAAATTCGGGAAGAGCCCGATCGGATTCGAGTCCTTCTCGACGACGACGTGACGGGCCGGGTAACCGATCCCGGTCTCGATCGCCGCGAGCCACTCGTAGCGATGGAAGACAGTCCCGAGCTCCGACCCATCGACCACTCCGTTCCACCGATCCGGCTCGACCCCGTGGATAGAATCGAAGACGGTCGCCGTGAGTCCCGACTCGCCATCCGACTCGACTCGAACGGGGTCGATGTCGTCCGCACCCGGCCGGTCCGATTTACCACCCCGCGTCAGTTGCTGGCTCATCGGCCGGTAACTCGTCCGTACCGGCCGTTAGTTATTTTCTCGTACGAGAACCTATCTGCGTAACCAGTTCCTGTATTGGCCCAGTAACTCCTGATCTTCGGGCGTCACCCGTCGACGATAGACCACCGTTACGGTCGATTTTGCCGCCCCTGACCGGATAACAGGCGCCGAATAGTCCCGTACGACGAGGACCGAATTGGATGGAGACGATACTGGTTTCAGGCACCTCCCCGATTGTGCAGATATGAGTACGCAGCAAGATAACCTGGAACACGAAAACGCCAGACAGGACGTGATCGCGGTCGACGCCGACGACAACGAACACGGACTCGTCAACCGACTCGAGGCTCACACTGGCAACGGGGTCCGCCACCGTGCGTTCACGTCGCTGGTCTTCGACGAGGACGATAACGTTCTGCTGGCACAACGCGCCCCCGAGAAGCGTCTTTGGGGTACTTACTGGGACGGGACGGTCGCTTCCCACCCCGTTCAGGGCCAGAGCCAGAAAGAGGCGACCCGACAGCGACTCGAGGAGGAACTCGGGATCACGCCCGGCCAGTACGACGACCTTCGCCTGACCGATCGGTTCGAGTACAAACGCTACTTCGAGAACGCAGGCGTCGAACACGAGGTGTGTGCGGTGCTGAAACTAACGTTGTCCGATCGAACTCTCGACCCCGACGAAGAGGAAGTTGCCGGTCTACTGTGGGTTCCGTACGAACGACTCTCTGCAAATCCGGCGTGGTATCGCCAACTCCGTCTCTGTCCCTGGTTCGAGGTCGCGATGCGTCGCGACGGCGAGTAGCGACTGGACTGCTCGAGTCCAACCGACGGCGGGTAAGTTCCATCCCCTGTTTGATTGAGAACCGGTAACACGCAACAATCTTTATGACACCGACGTTCGTAGCAACGGGTAAGGACCAGATCATCGGTCCACACGACGACATGAGTTCCCCACCACCGGAAGCCGAGACGTTCGAACTGACGCTCTCGAGAGAAGAGCGATGGGTCGTCCACCACGTCCTGACGGAGTGCATCGACGACGCCGTCGACGAAGACGAATCACCGCCCTCCTGGGTGCTCGAGGTACTCGAGACGATCGAGGAGAACGAGGAATCGGACGTGCTAACAGGACCGGAGGGGCGGCAGCTCCACGAGCAACTGACCGACTATCTCGACGAATCCGACGCATCGAAGCAGGACGTCGAACACGGCTCGACGGTCGTCGAACAACTCGAAGCGGCACTCGACTGACCGCTTATGGGCGCGTCGTCGCCCAGACTGCCGTTATCGCCAGCAGAGCCGCTGGGAACAGCGGCAAGACGATCAGCGCGAATCGGTACTCGAGACCCGGCGGAACTAGGAGAATCATCGCTGGCGAGACGATAAACGCGAGCCCCATCACGGCGACGAGTACCCAGCCCCGCCAGTCGAACTCCCGGTCGACGGGCTCGGAGTGGTCTGGCTCGTCGACCCACTCCTCGTCGTCCTCGCGACGGTCGCCGTCGTCGTCGAACTCCGATGGATCGTGGACGTAGCCGTCGTCGCTCGAGGTCACGGGCAAACGTTTCGGTCGACCCGTCAAAGCCCTCACGGTTCCGGTCAGCTAGTACCGTTTTCCCCGTCGGCCAACGGTCGAACCGGTCCACACGATCGGCTTCGGCCCAGCAGTGCAGGGTTTCCGCACTAGCAGCGTCCCAAGTCTACTCTGACTAGTGCGATTTACTCCTGATCGAGAATCGTGATCGGTTTGGGCCAACTCTCAACTAGTCGGTCCACGCTTGGGACAGTACTAGTGCTTTGGCAAGCCTGAACGGATGAGTGAAACCGAATGCGGTCGTCTGGGTTCACTCAGCAGTCGACGGTTGGGACAGTACTAGCTCAGACGGAATGCTGTCCCGATATCCCGGCGCGACCGCAGGAGAGCTCGCGGTTGCGCCGGCACTGACTGACAGCAAACCGTATCAAAGCTCGCTGTCCGGGCGGACGACGACCTTGCCAAAGCCCTTCCGCCCTTCGACGATTTCGTGGGCGCGGGCGGTCTGGCTCATCGGGAGTTCTGCACGGATCGACGGCTCGAACGTGCCGTCCCAGACCAGTTCCATCACGTCGTCGACCTGGCCCGGCGTCCCCATCGTCGAGCCGATGATCTGCAGTTGGTTCCAGAAGATACGTGGAATGTCCGTTTCGGGGTTCGGGCCCGCCGTCCCGCCGCAGGTGACGAGTCGACCGTTCTTGGCCAGGCTCTTGATCGAGTCACGCCAAGTACCTCCAGCGATGTAGTCGACGACGACGTCGACGCCGCGACCGTCAGTTTCCGAGCGGACCCACTCCACGAAGTTCTCCGTCTCGTAGTTGCAGACGTAGTCAGCTCCGTGCTCGCGGGCGTACTCGAGTTTCCGTCTCGTGCTTCCGGTGGCGTATACTTCTGCGCCGACATAGTCTGCGATCTGGACGGCTGCGTGGCCGACACCGCCGCTTGCACCCAGTACCAGGATCTTCTCGCCAGGTTCGAGCTCCGCTCGGTCGATCAGCATCCGCCAAGCGGTCTGAAAGACCAGGCAACTTGAGCCGGCGACCGACCAGTCGACCCTGTCGGGGACAGCGATCAGGTTGTCCGCGGGCACTGCGGCGTACTCGGCGTGGACGCCGGGGACGTGTTCGCCGAGTAAGTGGAAGTTCACACAGAGGGTCGGGTCGCCGTCCCGACAGAACTCACACTCGCCGCAGTTGACTCCCGCCGAGACGGCGACACGGTCGCCTTCGGCAAATCGAGTGACGTCTTTGCCGGTTTCGACGACGACACCGGCCGCGTCGCTGCCTGGAACGTGTGGCAGCTCCAGGTCGAGCGTCGGCAGCCCACGGCGAACCCACACGTCGAGGTGGTTGAGCGCAGCGGCTTTCACGTCAACCAGCACCTCGTCGCGTCCGACGGCAGGGTCGGGATAGTCGCCGTATTCGATGACGTCCGTATCGCCATGCTCGACGATTTTGACCGCTTGCATACAGCGGGTTCGATGGAAACGACGTGTATAAAATGGGACGGTCTCTCCGCGATCCGAAACCGGAAGCCACCGTTTTACTGCTGGGTCGTCGATTCGGACGTATGAACGAAACGGCCTTGGGGCCGACGACAACGCCGGCCAATGACGGAGGGGCGCTCGGCATCGCCGTCGTCACGATCGCTGCGGATCGAACGCTTGCAACCGACGAGGCTGGCGAAGCGATCGTCTCTGCACTTGAGGCGTCCGGCCACGACGTTGCAACGCGAGAACACGTCAGTCCCGAACACGACGGCGTTCAGTCGATCGTGGTACGAGTCATCGAACGGGACGACGTCGACATCGTGATCACTGCTGGCTCGGCAAGCGTCGAACCGGACGACGTCGCTATCGAGGCGGTCGAACCGCTGCTCGACAAGGAACTGACCGCGTTCGGCGAACTGTACACCGCACTCGCCTACGAGGAGGTCGGTACCCGCGCCGTCGCGGTCCGAACCCTCGCTGGCGTCGCCGACGGGAAACCGATCTTCTGTCTCCCGGGTACTGCCGCCGGAGCCCGACTCGGTGCCGAAGAGCTCATTCTTCCGGAGGCCAGACACCTCGTCACTCTCGCGTACGGACCAGAAGAAGATGGGACAGACGACGCAAGCGACAGTTCGTAGCCACGTGAAAGACGCGACACGTCCGAGAGTTACACGAAAACCCGGGACAGCAATCCGTATAGCGGAGCCGCGAGTACCGACGACGCATGGACAAGCAAGCACTGCGCGAACGAATCTGGAACGACCTCGAGGAACGTGGAATTGCACGCTTTCCGTTCCCGCCCCACGGTCGCATCCCGAACTTCGCGGGGGCAAGCGAGGCGGCGGCTCGGCTCACCGATCAGCCCGAGTGGATCGGCGCGGCGACGATCAAGGCGAACCCCGATGCCCCACAACTTCCCGTCCGCAGGGCAGCACTGCGTGCGGGGAAAACGGTCTACATGGCCGTCCCACGACTCGCCGACGAACAGTGTTTCCTGCGACTCGATCCCGACGAACTCGAGGATTACGACGCGGCGACGACCGTCTCGGGGTCTGACGAATACGGAACACGGGTCGCCCCAGCAGATGTCGAGTCGATCGACCTGATCGTCTCCGGCAGCGTCGCCGTCACCGAAGACGGTGACCGTGTCGGGAAAGGCGAGGGGTACAGCGACCTCGAGTACGCGATACTGCGCGAACTGGCACTGGTCGACGACGAGACGACGGTCGCGACGACGATACACGAGCGGCAACTGGTAGGTCCCGACGACGAGGCCACGGCCGCCGCTCACGACGTCTCGATGGACCTGATCGTGACGCCCGAAGCGGCCCGTCGGCCTGCTGGTGGCGAGCAGCCATCCGGCATCGACTGGAAACGACTCGAAGACGAACGACTCGAGGAGATGCCGGTATTGCAGCGACTCGACGAGTAGCGTCCAGAAAGCAAGGGGTTGATCGAGGCGTATTGGGTAACGCCCCGAGCGCCAGAACCGCAAAACGACGTAGGCCGGTGCAGTAGCCCACGTTCGAACGGTGTGGCAATGGTGGGGGGAAGGGTGCTGTGGTGGGATTGCTGGAAGTCACGGGAACAGGCATCGGTGCCTCGGTGGAGTTTGCCCGTCGACCTCCAATTACAGATATGGCTGGCGACCACTTCAACCGGGGCGACAGTATAGAACGCTTACGACGATTCTAGCTCATTTAACTCGGATTTAAATCCCCGATAGGCCGGGCGAAGACGGCTGAAACGAAGATGTAGCTGTCTGTCATAGTTTTAACTGTAAAACCAGTTTCGGTCGAATCGAACGCCGGTCGAATTCAGCCCAGCAACTCTTCAGCGAGTACGTCCGGGCCGATCAACTGAGGATCGACTGCCAGATCGAGCTGGGCTTTGACGAACTCAGGGGTCGTCCGGTCAGCGTAGACGACCGTCTGGAGGTCGTCGTTGAGATCGCAGACGATCGGTATCGTCGTCGCCTGATCGACATCGGTCAGGACGTAGAGATCGGCGTCGACGATACCCGCGTCCTCGAGTTGCGGTCGCGAAACGATACCCTGGAGTCGCCGCACCTCGACGCCTTCGGCCTCGAGTGCCGGTGAGACGTCCGCGTTGTCGGGGCCGGTAACGATCGCGTACGTGTCGTCCTCTCGGTCCGTCATTCGTACTCGATGGTCGCCGGTGGTTTGTGCGTCACGTCGTAGACGACTCGGGCGACGTTCTCGTTCTGACCAGTGATTCGGGACTGGATGCGCTGAAGGGTGTTCCAGTCGATCTCCTGGGCCTTTGCTGTCATTCCGTCGCGAGAGTCGACCGATCGCACGGAGACGACCCAGCCGTGGACGCGATTGTCACCCTTGACGCCGGTCGCCTTCCCGATGACGGCCGCAAGGGCTTGCCAGGGCTCGTACTCCTCGAGTTCGTCCTCGACGACGTGACAGGCGTGGCGGGCGACCTCGAGTTTCTCTTCGGTGACTTCGCCGATGACCCGCACCGCGAGACCGGGACCGGGGAACGGCATCCGTTCGGCGACGATTTCGTCGAGTCCGAGGTGGCGTGCAACCTCCCGCACTTCGTCCTTGTAGAGGTCGCGGACGGGTTCGACGATGCCGTCGAAGTCGACGACCTCGGGGAGCCCACCGACGTTGTGGTGGGACTTAATGCCGCCTTCGCTCTCGATACGGTCGGGGTAGATCGTCCCCTGAACGAGGTAGTCGGCGTCGGCTTCCGTCGCCTCGCGCTCGAACTCCCGGATGAACTGCTCGCCGATGATCGACCGCTTCTCCTCGGGGTCAGTGACGCCGGAAAGCGCCTCGAGGAACCGGTCTTTGGCGTCGACGATCCGCAGCGACTCCATGTAGTCGAACGTCTCCCGGATCTGGGCCGTTTCGCCTTTCCGCATCAGCCCGGTATCGACGTAGACTGGAGTGAGTTGATCGCCGATAGCCTCGTAGGCCAGCGCCGCGGCGACCGAGGAGTCGACGCCGCCCGAGAGGGCGATGACGGCGTTTGCGTCGCCGATTTCGTCTTCGATCTCTGCTACTGCGTCGGGGACGAACGTCTCAGTGTCTACCATCAGTGGGTAACCTCCGTTTCGCTCTCTACGTGCGTGTCCGCGTCGTCAGTTTGTTCGAGCACCGCCTCGACTAGTCCGAGAAACGGCGGGCTGGGCTGTCCGGGGCGGGACGTGTACTCGGGATGGAACTGCGTTCCGAGGAAGTACGGATGGTCCGCGAGTTCGAGAATTTCCATGCGGTTGCCTGCGGTCCCGGAGAAGACGAGCGGCTCGTCTTCGAACTGCTCGAAGTACTCGGGGTTGACTTCGTAACGGTGGCGGTGCCGTTCCGAGCAGGACGTGTCACCGTACAGGTCGTAGGCCAGCGTCTCCGGTTCGATAACGGTCGTGTGCTCACCAAGGCGCATGGTGCCGCCCATGTCTTCGACCTCGTACTGTTCGGGGAGGATATCGATGACCGGGTGGGGTGTGTCCTCGTCCATCTCCGCGGAGTGTGCCCCCTCGAGGCCGAGCACGTTACGTGCGTACTCGACGACGGCCATCTGGAAGCCCAGGCAAAGTCCGAGGAACGGAACGTCGTTTTCACGGGCGTACTGGACTGCGCGGATCTTCCCTTCCGAGCCACGCATTCCGAAGCCGCCGGGGACGATGACGGCGTCGACTTCGTCTAGCTGGTCATCGTAGTCGTCGGCCATCTCGTCGGCCGGAATCCAGTGGACATCGACGTCGACGCCACACTCGAACCCGGCGTGTTTCAGAGATTCGTGGATCGACATGTAGGCGTCCTCCAGATCGTACTTCCCGACCAGTGCGACGTCTATCTCGCCGGATTTCTCGGTGGTGACGATCTCGCGCCACTCGTTTGCTCGCTCGCCTTTCGGGAGTGCCTCGTCGGCCAACCCGAAGTGCTCGAGGACGTACTGATCGAGCCCTTCCTCTTCGACCATCAGCGGGACGTGGTAGATGTCCTCGACATCGGGGTTCGAGAACACCGCATCGGTTGGGATGTCACAGAACAGCGCGATTTTCTCCCTGGGCTCGGGATCGAGCCGATCCTCACATCGGCCGACGATCACGTCGGGCTGGAGTCCGATCGAACGGACCTCCTTGACGGAGTGTTGGGTCGGCTTCGTCTTCTGCTCGCCGTTTTTCGAGTAGGGCACGAGCGTGACGTGGACGAACAAGACATCGTCGTCGTCTTCCTCGTGGGCAAACTGGCGCAGCGCCTCGAGGTAGGGCATCCCCTCGATGTCACCGACGGTACCCCCGACTTCGACGAGACAGACGTCGGTTCCTTCGGCGGCCTCCCGGATGCGACGCTTGATGTCGTCAGTGACGTGGGGAATGATCTGGACCGTTTTGCCCAGATAGTCGCCGGCGCGTTCCTTCTCGATGACGTGCTGGTACGTTTTCCCCGTCGTGACGTTGTGGTCCGAGGTCATGTCGACGTCGAGGAACCGTTCGTAGTTCCCCAAGTCGAGGTCGACCTCGCCACCGTCTTCGAGGACGTACACTTCCCCGTGCTGGTAGGGATTCATCGTCCCGGCGTCGACGTTCAGGTACGGGTCGATCTTCACCGCGGTGACGTCGAACCCGGCGTTTTTCAGGAGCCGGCCGGTGCTTGCGGCCGTGATCCCTTTGCCGAGTCCCGACATGACGCCGCCGGTGACGAAGATGAACTTGTTCCCCAATGAGGGGTCATAATGAGTGTCCGATTCCGTCGGCATACCGAGTGTGCGCGCGAGCAGTTGAAAACGATTTCGGGACTGTGCCGTCTCCGCCACAGCCTGTCATTCCCGAACGTGACACGTCCGAATTCCGAGAGTGGCGCGAACCAGTGTCTCGGACCGTAACAGCCCACACAGGACGGCGACAGTATCGGCGCTCGAAGAAAAAACGACTCGAGATCGATTACACCTCCCCGTCACCTGGACCGTCTTCGGGACACTGACAACGGCCGTTTTCGGTGTCTTGGCGTCCGGAACACACCTCTGAGCTCTCGAGACACTCATGTGCCTCGAGTTCGCGAGCGTGCCGGACCGAGGAACGGAGCCACGACGCGAATGGAGCCCACCGTCCCGTTTACTGCGTGAGGGTCAGACAGCGCGGCCGCAATCGGAGCGCGACCACGCTGGTACATCTCCGGCAGTCCGTCTTGAGCGGGTTCCTGTCCGTCATTGTCAGTGTCCGTCCCGGCGCGGTTGTACCGGGGTATCGGTACAACACCTCGTCTCAGACGGTGTGCTGTCAGTCAGTGGCGGTGCGGTGCGCTCCTGCGGTCGCGCCGGGGCATCGGGACAGCAGTCCGTCTCACTCGTCGTCTTTCCCCTCCATGTAGAGGAACCCCAGCGCAAGGATGACGATGGCCGTTCCGAAATCGTACCCGATGCTGTGCAACCCGAGTCCGAGCAGTCCAAACAGCAAAAGGAGTTCGTCGCCGTACGGAACTTCGAAGAAGCTGGACTGATCGCTTTCATCCGCTGATCCGGTGGTGTCCGACATTGGTCGGACGTGGCGTCCGAAAGTGGTTAAGTATCCCGCCCATTCCCAGTGGTGGGGTTTCACCTCGCTACCGCTGTACCCTACTTGCCCCAGAACGGATCACGGTTGCGCTGCTTGTCGAGATACATATTCAGTGCCTCGAGTTCGTCGCCGGGGATCTCGTCGGCCAGTTCTTGTTCCAAGATCTTCGCGTGTTTCTCGGGTATTTCGGCCCAGAGTCGGTCGCTTTCCTCGATACCGCGGCCGACCGTCGGGCCGTCGATCGCGACCGAGACGCGGTCGCCGTTGCGGGCCTCGTCGACGTCTTCGCCCTGTTCCTGGATGCCCTTGATCTGGCCGACACGTTCTGGTTTGGCTCCGTCGAACTTGACGACGTTCGTGTTGTTCTGCAGGGTGCCGGCGTCGACTTCGACGCCGACGACCGCCGGATCGTTCTGGCGGAACGTGTGGTCGGGGAGGATACGGAACCGCGCAGGCCGGGTGATGTTCTCGAGAATCGTATCCTGCTGGGCCTGTTCGATCTCCTCGACGTACTCGTCGTACTCCTCGACGAGCTGATAGATAACCTCGTCGGTGAAGATACCCACGTCGTCGGTCTCGGCCCGCGTTTCGGCCTCGGAAAGAACGTCGACGTTGAACCCGAGGATGACCTGCTGTTTCGGATCGTCGGCCGTCGAAGCGACCGAGATATCACGCGGTGCGATGTCGCCCACTTCGGCGCGGACGATCGGCACCTCTGCATCTTCGAGGGCGTCGGCCATCGCCTCGAGGCTACCGAGCGTGTCTGCCTTGACGACGACGCCCTGTTCTTCGGTGTCGACCGCGATGTCCGCGAGTTCGGCCTGGACCTCGTGGACTACGTCCTCGAGGTTGCGGTCACGGACCACGCGAACCGGCGCACCGGCCATCGCGTCGTCGAGTTCGGGTGCGGCGACCTTGATCCCTGCTGCGGCGCTTACCTCGTCGACTTTTTCGAAACGGCTCTCGGTTCGAATCTCGGCGAGCGGTCGCGGCTGGAGGAGCGCGCGAACGTCAGTGACGATGGGATCGTTCTGGCCGCCGACGACGAGTTGGT contains:
- a CDS encoding NUDIX hydrolase gives rise to the protein MSTQQDNLEHENARQDVIAVDADDNEHGLVNRLEAHTGNGVRHRAFTSLVFDEDDNVLLAQRAPEKRLWGTYWDGTVASHPVQGQSQKEATRQRLEEELGITPGQYDDLRLTDRFEYKRYFENAGVEHEVCAVLKLTLSDRTLDPDEEEVAGLLWVPYERLSANPAWYRQLRLCPWFEVAMRRDGE
- a CDS encoding 5-formyltetrahydrofolate cyclo-ligase is translated as MDKQALRERIWNDLEERGIARFPFPPHGRIPNFAGASEAAARLTDQPEWIGAATIKANPDAPQLPVRRAALRAGKTVYMAVPRLADEQCFLRLDPDELEDYDAATTVSGSDEYGTRVAPADVESIDLIVSGSVAVTEDGDRVGKGEGYSDLEYAILRELALVDDETTVATTIHERQLVGPDDEATAAAHDVSMDLIVTPEAARRPAGGEQPSGIDWKRLEDERLEEMPVLQRLDE
- a CDS encoding GNAT family N-acetyltransferase; translated protein: MSQQLTRGGKSDRPGADDIDPVRVESDGESGLTATVFDSIHGVEPDRWNGVVDGSELGTVFHRYEWLAAIETGIGYPARHVVVEKDSNPIGLFPNFVVEVPKTPFNRMTSVYPGFGGPLLTTDVSESLSRVLDLVPDLCSGRTVVHEIRACNTNFLRYDEYLSSSGYDSDRVEGRFLLNLEKGYDALFAEMDSSKRRAIRRGRETDHEIVEEELTRSNMRRFYEKYCQHMEDVDGTIYPFDFFEQLTAMDDRVLLLTLRLEGEYAGGFLELLDDEQSSVHGFFSGLPAEYFEYHASELLYDYLFQWAIENGYETYDFGGAGANFEDGAFRFKEEFGGDLVPNVYWERPTSPAWRLIDIGRSLYGRYGK
- a CDS encoding DUF7853 family protein, encoding MSSPPPEAETFELTLSREERWVVHHVLTECIDDAVDEDESPPSWVLEVLETIEENEESDVLTGPEGRQLHEQLTDYLDESDASKQDVEHGSTVVEQLEAALD
- a CDS encoding DUF7126 family protein, which gives rise to MTDREDDTYAIVTGPDNADVSPALEAEGVEVRRLQGIVSRPQLEDAGIVDADLYVLTDVDQATTIPIVCDLNDDLQTVVYADRTTPEFVKAQLDLAVDPQLIGPDVLAEELLG
- the guaA gene encoding glutamine-hydrolyzing GMP synthase; the encoded protein is MVDTETFVPDAVAEIEDEIGDANAVIALSGGVDSSVAAALAYEAIGDQLTPVYVDTGLMRKGETAQIRETFDYMESLRIVDAKDRFLEALSGVTDPEEKRSIIGEQFIREFEREATEADADYLVQGTIYPDRIESEGGIKSHHNVGGLPEVVDFDGIVEPVRDLYKDEVREVARHLGLDEIVAERMPFPGPGLAVRVIGEVTEEKLEVARHACHVVEDELEEYEPWQALAAVIGKATGVKGDNRVHGWVVSVRSVDSRDGMTAKAQEIDWNTLQRIQSRITGQNENVARVVYDVTHKPPATIEYE
- a CDS encoding Lrp/AsnC family transcriptional regulator, encoding MDELDRQILDILRRDARTPYTEIADEIGTSEGTVRNRVERMMDDEIIERFTISTRTGNVKAMLEISVAVDVDTKNVTERMADWEEVDLVWTVSGEQDIVLIVDAADTRGVNDLITKARDQDEVVNTKTRLILDEQLG
- a CDS encoding MogA/MoaB family molybdenum cofactor biosynthesis protein, whose product is MNETALGPTTTPANDGGALGIAVVTIAADRTLATDEAGEAIVSALEASGHDVATREHVSPEHDGVQSIVVRVIERDDVDIVITAGSASVEPDDVAIEAVEPLLDKELTAFGELYTALAYEEVGTRAVAVRTLAGVADGKPIFCLPGTAAGARLGAEELILPEARHLVTLAYGPEEDGTDDASDSS
- a CDS encoding zinc-binding dehydrogenase, which gives rise to MQAVKIVEHGDTDVIEYGDYPDPAVGRDEVLVDVKAAALNHLDVWVRRGLPTLDLELPHVPGSDAAGVVVETGKDVTRFAEGDRVAVSAGVNCGECEFCRDGDPTLCVNFHLLGEHVPGVHAEYAAVPADNLIAVPDRVDWSVAGSSCLVFQTAWRMLIDRAELEPGEKILVLGASGGVGHAAVQIADYVGAEVYATGSTRRKLEYAREHGADYVCNYETENFVEWVRSETDGRGVDVVVDYIAGGTWRDSIKSLAKNGRLVTCGGTAGPNPETDIPRIFWNQLQIIGSTMGTPGQVDDVMELVWDGTFEPSIRAELPMSQTARAHEIVEGRKGFGKVVVRPDSEL
- the pyrG gene encoding glutamine hydrolyzing CTP synthase, translated to MPTESDTHYDPSLGNKFIFVTGGVMSGLGKGITAASTGRLLKNAGFDVTAVKIDPYLNVDAGTMNPYQHGEVYVLEDGGEVDLDLGNYERFLDVDMTSDHNVTTGKTYQHVIEKERAGDYLGKTVQIIPHVTDDIKRRIREAAEGTDVCLVEVGGTVGDIEGMPYLEALRQFAHEEDDDDVLFVHVTLVPYSKNGEQKTKPTQHSVKEVRSIGLQPDVIVGRCEDRLDPEPREKIALFCDIPTDAVFSNPDVEDIYHVPLMVEEEGLDQYVLEHFGLADEALPKGERANEWREIVTTEKSGEIDVALVGKYDLEDAYMSIHESLKHAGFECGVDVDVHWIPADEMADDYDDQLDEVDAVIVPGGFGMRGSEGKIRAVQYARENDVPFLGLCLGFQMAVVEYARNVLGLEGAHSAEMDEDTPHPVIDILPEQYEVEDMGGTMRLGEHTTVIEPETLAYDLYGDTSCSERHRHRYEVNPEYFEQFEDEPLVFSGTAGNRMEILELADHPYFLGTQFHPEYTSRPGQPSPPFLGLVEAVLEQTDDADTHVESETEVTH
- the infB gene encoding translation initiation factor IF-2, which produces MSDTDTRDPTSLRTPIVAVLGHVDHGKTSLLDKIRGSAVIEGEAGAITQHIGATAVPLDIVSSIAGDLVDPEDFDLPGLLFIDTPGHHSFTTLRSRGGALADIAILVVDVNDGFQPQTLEALDILRRSETPFIVAANKIDTVPGWNENEDSPINATYESQTDRVQGRLDEQLYEIIGNLSDEGFSADLYWRVQNFQRNVGVVPVSAMTGEGVPDLLAVMMGLSQRYMKEEMEIDVTGPGVGTVLEVKEEKGFGKTVDIVLYDGTIRADDQLVVGGQNDPIVTDVRALLQPRPLAEIRTESRFEKVDEVSAAAGIKVAAPELDDAMAGAPVRVVRDRNLEDVVHEVQAELADIAVDTEEQGVVVKADTLGSLEAMADALEDAEVPIVRAEVGDIAPRDISVASTADDPKQQVILGFNVDVLSEAETRAETDDVGIFTDEVIYQLVEEYDEYVEEIEQAQQDTILENITRPARFRILPDHTFRQNDPAVVGVEVDAGTLQNNTNVVKFDGAKPERVGQIKGIQEQGEDVDEARNGDRVSVAIDGPTVGRGIEESDRLWAEIPEKHAKILEQELADEIPGDELEALNMYLDKQRNRDPFWGK